Genomic window (Streptomyces sp. SLBN-31):
GCTCCCGCGGCGAAGAGCGAGGCCGAGGCCGAGCGCGCCGGTCGCGGGAACCGGGCCGCGCAGGGGCCGCCGGGCGCACAAGAGCGCGGGGCGGCGCAGCGGGCTGACGGCGCGCCCGCACGAGGGGTACCCCGCCCCGCCGACGGCACACCTGCCGGCGGCGTGCCCGGATTCGCCGACGGCACGCCGGCCCGCGGCATGCCCCAGGTCCGTGGTGGACACACCCAGCAGCGTGAACCCGGCGGTGCCTGGGGCGAGTTGCGGGGGCAGGCGGGTAACGGGCGCGCGCCCTCCGCCGGACGCGGACCCTCGTACGGACCTTCCGCCGGACGCGGATCCTCCGCCGGGCCCGGTCTGGCCATACCGCGGCAGCGGCAAGAGCCTCGGTTCGGCCCCCGGCAGGACTACCTCGACGCCTTCGACGAGGACGAGGACGACGACGTCTTCGCGCGCCGTTCCGGTGTCTCCGCGCACGCCGCCGACCCGTATCCCTCCGTCGCCGAGCGGACCCCCCGTAGCGGCGCAGGTGTCCCCGCCGATACGGACGGCGACGAGGACGACGCGCCGCCCACCGGCGTCCCCGCGCAGAACACCGGCTCCAAGGGGCGGACGTTCACCGGGATCGCGGCCGCCGCGGTCACCACCGTGCTGGCCGTCGTGGTGGCGGGCCAGGTCACGCACGGACGCGACGACACCGCCGTGGGCACGCAGTCGGCCACCGACCAGGCGCGGGACGTGCGGTCGACTCCGTCGGCGGCACCGTCGCCGAGCGTCGCCACGCTGACGTACGAACAGGCGATGGGCCAGAGGTACGCGCTGGGCGCCACGCTCCGGGGCCCGGGGAAGTTCGACACGGTCCCCGGCACCGACCGGGCGCCCGGCAAGGGCCGGAAGTACACGTACCGCGTCGACGTGGAACGGGGACTGGGGCTGGACGGGGCCCTCTTCGCCGAGGCCGTCCAGAAGACGCTCAACGACGACCGCAGTTGGGCCCACGACGGCGCCCGGACCTTCGAGCGTGTCGACAGCGGCAAACCCGACTTCGTCATCACGCTCGCCAGCCCCGGAACCACGGCCACGTGGTGCGCCAAGTCCGGCCTGGACACCACCGAGGACAACGTCTCGTGCGACTCGGCGTCCACCGAGCGAGTGATGATCAACGCCTACAGATGGGCCCAGGGGTCGAAGACGTACGGCGACCGGATCCACGCCTACCGGCAGATGCTGATCAATCACGAGGTCGGCCACCGGCTCGGCTACGGCCACGTCAGCTGCAGCAAGAACGGCCAGTTGGCGCCCGTGATGCAGCAGCAGACCAAGTTCCTCGACCACGACGGGATCCACTGTCTGCCCAACCCCTGGCCGTATCCCGGGAGTTGACGGGCGCCGACGGCGCCAGCGAGCGGTCGATCGTCGGCCGCCACGCCCTGCGCGGCGCCCTCGCGCCGATCATCGCGCTGAACGCCAACGACGTCGGCGCGATGGTGGGCGGCGCCGTCCTCACCGAGACCCTCTTCGGCCTTCCCGGCATCGGTCAGGAACTCGTCCACGCCGTCAACGTGGTCGACCTGCCGGTCGTCGTCGGCATGGTCCTGGTCATCGGCTTCTTCGTGGTCCTCGCCAACGCCGTCGCGGACGTCCTGTACGCGGTGGCCGACCGACGGGTGGTACTGACGTGAGTCTCGTCGAAGTCACGGACCTGACCGTCGGGTTCGGCGCCCTGAAGGCCGTCGACGGCCTCTCCTTCGGGCTGGCGCCGGGCGCCGCGCTTGCCCTGGTCGGCGAGTCCGGCTCCGGCAAGTCCACCGTCGCCTCGGCCCTCCTGGGCCTGCACCGCGGCACGGGCGGCCGGGTCGGCGGCTCCATCGAGGTGGCCGGCACCGACGTACAGCGGGCGTCAGAGGACGAACTGCGGCGGCTGCGCGGAGGGAAGGCCGCGATGGTCTTCCAGGACCCGCTGTCCTCCCTCGACCCGTACTACGCCATCGGCGACCAGATCGCCGAGGTGCACCGCTTGCACACGCGCGTGTCACGGCGAGCGGCACGCGCGCGTGCGGTCGAGGTGCTGGAGCGGGTCGGCATACCCGACGCTCCGCGCCGGTCCCGCTCGCGCCCCCACGAGTTCAGCGGTGGCATGCGCCAGCGGGCGCTCATCGCCATGGCGCTCGCCTGCCGGCCCGACCTGCTGATCGCCGACGAGCCGACCACCGCCCTCGACGTGACCGTCCAGGCCCAGATCCTCGACCTGTTGCACATCCTGCGCGAGGAGACGGGCCTGGGGCTGCTGCTCGTCACGCACGACGTCGGCGTGGCGGCCGAGAGCGTCGACGAGGTGCTGGTGATGCGACACGGGCGCGTGGTGGAACAGGGCCCGGTCGGCGACGTACTGAGGTCGCCCACCCAGGCGTACACACGCGGCCTGCTGGACGCTGTACCGCGCGTGGACGCGCCGCGCGCCCCCTCGCGGGCCTCCGACGAGATCGTCCTGGAGGCGACCGGACTCCGGCGCGAATTCGGGCGCGGCAAGCGGGCGTTCACGGCCGTCGACGACGTGTCGCTGCGCGTCCACCGGGGCGAGACCCTCGGCGTCGTCGGCGAGAGCGGCAGCGGCAAGACGACGCTCGGGCGGATGCTCGTGGGGCTCCTGGAGCCGACGGCCGGGCAGGTCCGTTACGAGGGCCACGCGCGCGTGGGCGTGAACCCGGCCGTCCAGATGGTCTTCCAGGACCCCGTTTCCTCCCTCAACCCGCGCCGCAGCGTGGGCGAGTCGATCGCCGACCCGCTGCGCGCGCGGGGCGAGCGCGACGAGACGCGGATCAGGGGGCGCGTGACGGAACTGCTGGAGCGCGTGGGGCTCGAAGCGGCGCACTACGACCGCTATCCGCACGAGTTCGCGGCGGTCAGCGCCAGCGCGTGGGCATCGCGCGGGCGCTCGCGGCCGACCCGCGCGTCATCGTCTGCGACGAGCCGGTCTCGGCCCTCGACGTGACGACCCAGGCCCAGGTCGTGGAGCTGCTCGGCGAACTCCAGCGCGAACTCGGCCTGGCGCTGGTCTTCGTCGCCCACGACCTCGCCGTCGTGCGCCGGGTCAGCGACCGGGTCGCGGTGATGCGCCAGGGCCGCATCGTCGAGTCAGGTCCCGCCGAGGAGGTGTACGACAACCCGCAGGACCCCTACACCAAGCAGCTCCTGGCCGCCGTACCGGCGCTCGACCCCGAGGTGGCGGCCCGGCGCAGGACGGCCCGGCGCGAACCGGCCTCCCCCTGACAGAACGTGACTGCGTGATCTCGTAGCGCGATCGAACGCAACTCGCACGGGAAAGTTACGACCGTTCACCCCTTTTGGTGGTGCGATGGACAACCGTCCATCGCGCCACCGCCTTGTCCGCATACGTTCTTCCCGCTGCGAGCCGCCGGGTCAACGGCGGCTCCCCAAACGGGAGATCGGGGGTGCGCACGTGCGCATCGGACTGCTTACGGAGGGTGGCTATCCGTATGTGAGCGGTGACGCCACGCTCTGGTGCGACCGGCTGGTGCGCGGGCTCGAGCAGCACGAGTTCGACGTCTACGCCCTCAGCAGCAGCCGGAGCCAGGAGGACGAGGGCTGGGTCGCATTGCCACCGCAGATCGGCCGGGTACGTACCTCCCCGCTGTGGGCGGCCGAGGACGACGGGGTCGTGTACGGGCGGCGCGCCCGCCGGCGATTCATCGAGTGCTACGGCGAACTGGCGGCCGTCCTGTGCGCGTCCGTTTCCCAGGAGGCCGTGTCGAACCTGGAGGCGGACCGTTTCGCCAGCGCGCTGTACGGGCTCGCCGAACTTGCCCGCGACGACGGGGGCGGCCTAGGGGGCGCACTGCGCTCCGAGAGCGCCGTGCGCGCCCTGGAGCGCGCCTGTCGTGCGCCCGGCGCCCAACGGGCGGCGCGCGAGGCGCGCGTATCCGATCTGCTCTCCGTCGCCGCGCACCTCGAACGCGCTCTGCGCCCCCTCTCGCTCGACTGGTACCAGGACGACGACCTCGGCGCGGTCGACCTGTGCCACGCCACGACCGGCGGTCCGGCGGCGCTGCCCGGACTGCTTGCCCGCCACTTCTTCGGCGTACCCCTGCTGCTGACCGAGTACGGCGTGCGGCTGCGCACGCACTACCTGGCCGCCACGGACGCCCCACCCGCCGTACGCTCCCTGCTCGCCGCCTTCCACGGCAGGCTCGCCGCCGAGACCTACGACCGGGCCGCGATCGTGACACCCGGCAACGCGCACGCCCGCCGCTGGCAGGAGCGCTGCGGCGCCGACCGCGCCAAGCTCCGCACGGTCCACCCCGGCATGGACGCCTCGCCCTTCGCCGAGGTAGGGGAGTCCACGGACTGCGCCGACCCCGACACGCTGGTCTGGGTCGGCCGCGTCGAACCCACGAAGGACCTGGTGTCGCTGCTGCACGCCTTCGCCGAGATCCGCAAGGAGGAGCCCAAGACCCGACTGCGGATCATCGGCACTCCGGCCGGCCCCGAGGGCGAGGCCTACCTCGGCCACTGCCGCGCCCTCGCCGCACAGCTCTTCCCCGACGAGGCCGAGGGCCCGCACACCGTCGGCGACAACCCCGTCTCCTTCGCCGAGATCGGCGGCCCCGAACTGCCGACCCCCGCCGACGCCTACGCCGCCGGCGGCGTGACGGTTCTCTCCAGCGTCGTGGAGGGATTCCCGATCAGCCTGGTCGAGGCCATGTTCTGCGGCCGCGCGACCGTTTCCACGGACGTCGGCGCGGTCGTGGAGGTCATCGGCGGAACCGGACTCGTCGTTCCGCCCCGCAATCCGCGGGCGCTCGCCGAGGCCTGCGTGGCGCTGCTGCGCGACCCAGCGCGCCGCGAGCGGCTGGGCGCGGCCGCACGCGCGCGTGCACTCGAACTGTTCACCGTCGAGCAGAACACCACGGCATTTCACGGCATTTACCTGGAGATCGTCGCGCGCACCCCGGTGCGCCGGGTCGTCGTCGACGAGACCGGAGAGCCCCGGCCCTTCGCCGTCCCCGCCGAGGCCCATGTACCGGGCCGCTGGACCGGCGCCCACGTCGCGGCCCGCAGCGCCCCCGCCTGGGCGACGGAAGCACAGGTCCGCGCCACGGAGGGTGCGCGATGAGCGAGCTGGGAGAACTGGACGGCCCGGGCACACCGCACAGCCCCGGCGCATGGGACGAGCGATCACAGGAGTCGATGACGGACGAGGCGCCCGCACGCACGGACGGCGAAACCACCCCACGCACCCGTGCCGACGCAAAACCGCCCGCCCCCCGCCGCACCGCGGCCGACCCCGTGAAGGCACTGATGCACCGTCACCGGGAACTGTGCGCACGGGCGGTGGACCCCCTGGAGATCGCGGCCGGCCTGGAGGCCCACGGCATCACCGACCGCACCGCCACGCGTTTCCGTCACCGCGACGTCTTCGCGCTCGCGGAGGAGATGTTCGCCCGAGCCGCCCGAGACGAGAACCCGTCCGAGCCCCCGAAGACCACCAATGCCTCCCGCGTACGCGCCGGCTGGGCACTGCTCACCCTCCTCCCCGGCGTCCTGGCCACGGCGACACTGACGGCCCTTCACCTCACCGACGGACAGACACACACGGCCATCGCGGCAGCCGCCGCCCTGGCCACCCCCCTGACCCTGCGCGCAGCACTCTCCCGCGGCCCCCTGGCCCCAACTCACCCCACACCACCGGGCTCCACCTCACACGCCCCCGGCACCACCCTCTGGACCGCCTGGCTCCTCACCTACGCCCTACTCGGCGACGGCCTCCTGCAAGCAGCCCTCACCGGCGGCCCCGACGGCCTGCCCACAGCCGCCGCCGACGCCTCCTGGCCCCTCATCACGGCCCCCCTCCTGGCCCTCGCGTGGTCCTGCGCCCCCGCGGCCTGGACGGCCCACCTCCTGGCCGCACGCGCCCACCGCAGACTGACCACCAGCCGCGCCCTGGACGACTTCTCCACAGCGGTACGCCCCCTTCTCCTCGCCACCCTCACGCTCTACCTGATCGCCCTGACGACGCTGCTGGCCCTGACCGGCGCGGCCCTGGGCGAGCCCGCACCCTACGCAAGCACGCTCCCCCTGGGCGCCCTGCTGTTCCTCGCCCGCCTCCTGACGACCCACGGCTTCACCCACGTCCCCGCCACCGTCCTCATGGCGACGGCCACCACCGAAGCCACGGCACTGGCCACGGTCTTCGCAGCCCGCCTCCCCGGCTGCACACCGCTCGCCACCCCCGTACAGACGCTGGCCGACACCTGGGGACCAGCAAGCATCCCGACCCTCACCTGCACCACAGCGGCACTGATCCTGCTGATCCACTCCGCTCGCACCCTCACCAGGGCCTCGGCCCACACCCCACCGGAGCCCCCGTGCTGAGCCGGCCATCACACGCCGGCGACAGCCTCGTACGGCGAGGAGGGGCCGTGCCGGGGGGTGCCCGCCCGCAGTGCCGGGCGTCAGGACACTGCACCACACGGCCGACAGCACCGCCCGACCGAGGACGGACACCCCCCGGCGCGGCCCCGACCCACCCACCATCCCCAGGCGCCACGCGCAAAACCACGAAAGCCGCACAGGCGCCGCAGGCATCCCGGCGCTACCGCCCGGAGGCCCCCGCCTCCGTGCGACCGCCCGGAGGCCCCCGCCTCGAAGGAGCACCACAGATGACCACCGCCCACCCCACCCCCGACGGCGCCCAAGGAGCCGCCCGATGAGAGTCCTGCTGATCGGAGCCAACGGCTACCTCGGCCGCTTCGTGGCCGACCGCCTCCTCGCCGACCCGGCCGTCCAGCTCACCGCCCTCGGCCGGGGCGACGACGCCGACGTCCGCTTCGACCTCGCGTCCGGCAGCCCCGGCGCCCTCACCCGCTTCCTCGACGCGGTACACCCGGGGGTCGTCGTCAACTGCGCGGGCGCCACCCGGGGCGGTGCCCGCGAACTCACCCGGCACAACACCGTCGCCGTCGCCACCGTCTGCGAGGCCCTGCGCCGCAGCGGCTGCGGCGCCCGTCTGGTGCAGATCGGCTGCGGCGCCGAGTACGGCCCCAGCCAGCCCGGCTCCTCCACGGCCGAGGACGCCGTCCCGCGTCCCGGCGGCCCGTACGGCGTGAGCAAGCTCGCCGCCACCGAACTCGTCCTCGGCTCCGGCCTGGACGCGGTCGTCCTGCGCGTCTTCTCGCCCGCCGGCCCCGGCACCCCGGCCGGCTCGCCCCTGGGCCGCCTCGCGGAGGCCATGCGCCGAGCCATGCAGTCAGGCGACGGCGAGCTCAAACTCGCGGGCCTGGGCGCCCAGCGCGACTTCGTCGACGTACGCGACGTGGCACGGGCCGTCCACGCCGCGAGCCTGTCCGCCGCCCAGGGCGTCATCAACATCGGCTCCGGCCGCGCCGTCCGCCTGCGCGACGCCGCCGCCACCCTCGCCCGCGTGGCCGGATACGGCGGCGCCCTCCACGAACTCGACGGCCCGCCCGGCCCGCTGCGCGCCCCGATCGGCCACCCTCGCGGTGATTCCGACCACGTGGCCTCCGTCGCGTACCCGTACCCGGACGGCTGCGGCAGCTGGCAGCAGGCCGATGTGCGCACCGCACGCGACCGGCTCGGCTGGCGGCCCCGGATCAACCTCGAAGAGTCCCTCGCCGACATCTGGATGGAGGCGGCATGCCGCATCTGACCAGCACCAAGACGTACTCCCCGAGCACGGCGTTCCGCACCGTCTTCGGCATCCCCGGCTACGCGCACCCCCTCGTCGCCCCCACTGAATGGAGCGAACTGACCCGCCCGGGCACACCCCTGCACTGGGTGGTCCTCAACGTCGCCGACGGCCCCGGCAGCCGCCCCGACCCGCACTGCCTGGAGGCGGCCGGCCGCCTGCGCAACGCGGGCGTCCGCGTCCTCGGCCACCTCGACGCCACCTTCGGCGCCCGCACCTTCGGCGAGATGATCTCCGACGCGCACCGCTACATCGACTGGTACCGGGTCGACGGCTTCCTCCTCGACCGCTGCCCGACCGAACGCACGTCGCTTCCCGGGATCCGCCGCACCGTCACCACGCTCCGCGCCGTCCGTGACGACGCCCACATCGTCCTCGGCCACGGCACCCACCCGTACCCCGGATACGCGGAGGCCGCCGACCAGCTGGTCACCTTCTCGGGGCCGTGGAACGACTACCGCTGGTCGCAGGTGGCCGAGTGGACGGCCGACTACCCGCCCGACCGCTTCTGCCACTTCGTCCACGGGGTCCCGGGCCCCCACCTCGACGAAGCGCTCCGCATCGCCCGCTGGCAGGGCGCCTCGACCATCTACTTCACGGACCGCACCGACCGCGGCGGACGCACCGACCCTTGGGAGACCATGCCCGGCTACTGGGACGACATCGTCTCGCGGATCGGAACGGGTGTCTCGGAATGAAAAAGGCCATGGCACTGTTACACGGAGAACAACCGTACTGATTGACCGACCAACGGAGTCCCCGTGTCGCTGCCACCCCTGGTCGAGCCAGCCTCTGAGCTCACCGTAGACGAGGTTCGCAGGTACTCCCGCCACCTGATCATCCCCGACGTCGGGATGGACGGGCAGAAGCGGCTGAAGAACGCCAAGGTGCTCTGTGTGGGCGCCGGCGGCCTGGGCTCGCCGGCGCTGATGTACCTGGCCGCCGCGGGCGTCGGCACCCTCGGCATCGTGGAGTTCGACGAGGTCGACGAGTCGAACCTGCAGCGCCAGATCATCCACAGCCAGTCCGACATCGGCCGCTCCAAGGCCGAATCCGCCCGTGACACCGTCAAGGGCATCAACCCGTACGTGAACGTGATCCTTCACGAGGAGCGGCTCGAGGCCGACAACGTGATGGACATCTTCAGCCAGTACGACCTGATCGTCGACGGCACGGACAACTTCGCGACCCGCTACCTGGTCAACGACGCGTGCGTGCTGCTGAACAAGCCGTACGTGTGGGGTTCGATCTACCGCTTCGACGGCCAGGCCTCCGTCTTCTGGTCCGAGCACGGCCCCTGCTACCGCTGCCTCTACCCGGAGCCCCCGCCGCCGGGCATGGTCCCCTCCTGCGCCGAGGGCGGCGTGCTGGGCGTGCTGTGCGCGTCCATCGGCTCCATCCAGGTCAACGAGGCCATCAAGCTCCTCGCGGGCATCGGCGAGCCGCTGGTCGGCCGGCTGATGATCTACGACGCTCTGGAGATGCAGTACCGCCAGGTCAAGGTCCGCAAGGACCCGAACTGCGCGGTCTGCGGCGAGAACCCGACCGTCACCGAGCTCATCGACTACGAGGCCTTCTGCGGCGTCGTCTCCGAGGAGGCCCAGGAGGCGGCGGCCGGCTCGACGATCACTCCGAAGCAGCTCAAGGAGTGGATCGACGACGGCGAGAACATCGAGATCATCGACGTCCGCGAGATCAACGAGTACGAGATCGTCTCGATCCCCGGCGCCAAGCTGATCCCCAAGAACGAGTTCCTCATGGGCACCGCCCTGGAGACCCTCCCGCAGGACAAGAAGATCGTCCTGCATTGCAAGACGGGTGTCCGCAGTGCGGAAGTCCTCGCGGTCCTGAAGTCGGCGGGCTTCTCCGACGCCGTGCACGTCGGCGGCGGAGTGATCGGCTGGGTCAACCAGAT
Coding sequences:
- a CDS encoding NAD(P)-dependent oxidoreductase, which codes for MRVLLIGANGYLGRFVADRLLADPAVQLTALGRGDDADVRFDLASGSPGALTRFLDAVHPGVVVNCAGATRGGARELTRHNTVAVATVCEALRRSGCGARLVQIGCGAEYGPSQPGSSTAEDAVPRPGGPYGVSKLAATELVLGSGLDAVVLRVFSPAGPGTPAGSPLGRLAEAMRRAMQSGDGELKLAGLGAQRDFVDVRDVARAVHAASLSAAQGVINIGSGRAVRLRDAAATLARVAGYGGALHELDGPPGPLRAPIGHPRGDSDHVASVAYPYPDGCGSWQQADVRTARDRLGWRPRINLEESLADIWMEAACRI
- a CDS encoding spherulation-specific family 4 protein codes for the protein MPHLTSTKTYSPSTAFRTVFGIPGYAHPLVAPTEWSELTRPGTPLHWVVLNVADGPGSRPDPHCLEAAGRLRNAGVRVLGHLDATFGARTFGEMISDAHRYIDWYRVDGFLLDRCPTERTSLPGIRRTVTTLRAVRDDAHIVLGHGTHPYPGYAEAADQLVTFSGPWNDYRWSQVAEWTADYPPDRFCHFVHGVPGPHLDEALRIARWQGASTIYFTDRTDRGGRTDPWETMPGYWDDIVSRIGTGVSE
- a CDS encoding DUF3152 domain-containing protein — translated: MGRHSRRGSAPAAKSEAEAERAGRGNRAAQGPPGAQERGAAQRADGAPARGVPRPADGTPAGGVPGFADGTPARGMPQVRGGHTQQREPGGAWGELRGQAGNGRAPSAGRGPSYGPSAGRGSSAGPGLAIPRQRQEPRFGPRQDYLDAFDEDEDDDVFARRSGVSAHAADPYPSVAERTPRSGAGVPADTDGDEDDAPPTGVPAQNTGSKGRTFTGIAAAAVTTVLAVVVAGQVTHGRDDTAVGTQSATDQARDVRSTPSAAPSPSVATLTYEQAMGQRYALGATLRGPGKFDTVPGTDRAPGKGRKYTYRVDVERGLGLDGALFAEAVQKTLNDDRSWAHDGARTFERVDSGKPDFVITLASPGTTATWCAKSGLDTTEDNVSCDSASTERVMINAYRWAQGSKTYGDRIHAYRQMLINHEVGHRLGYGHVSCSKNGQLAPVMQQQTKFLDHDGIHCLPNPWPYPGS
- a CDS encoding DUF3492 domain-containing protein, with translation MRIGLLTEGGYPYVSGDATLWCDRLVRGLEQHEFDVYALSSSRSQEDEGWVALPPQIGRVRTSPLWAAEDDGVVYGRRARRRFIECYGELAAVLCASVSQEAVSNLEADRFASALYGLAELARDDGGGLGGALRSESAVRALERACRAPGAQRAAREARVSDLLSVAAHLERALRPLSLDWYQDDDLGAVDLCHATTGGPAALPGLLARHFFGVPLLLTEYGVRLRTHYLAATDAPPAVRSLLAAFHGRLAAETYDRAAIVTPGNAHARRWQERCGADRAKLRTVHPGMDASPFAEVGESTDCADPDTLVWVGRVEPTKDLVSLLHAFAEIRKEEPKTRLRIIGTPAGPEGEAYLGHCRALAAQLFPDEAEGPHTVGDNPVSFAEIGGPELPTPADAYAAGGVTVLSSVVEGFPISLVEAMFCGRATVSTDVGAVVEVIGGTGLVVPPRNPRALAEACVALLRDPARRERLGAAARARALELFTVEQNTTAFHGIYLEIVARTPVRRVVVDETGEPRPFAVPAEAHVPGRWTGAHVAARSAPAWATEAQVRATEGAR
- the moeZ gene encoding adenylyltransferase/sulfurtransferase MoeZ; translated protein: MSLPPLVEPASELTVDEVRRYSRHLIIPDVGMDGQKRLKNAKVLCVGAGGLGSPALMYLAAAGVGTLGIVEFDEVDESNLQRQIIHSQSDIGRSKAESARDTVKGINPYVNVILHEERLEADNVMDIFSQYDLIVDGTDNFATRYLVNDACVLLNKPYVWGSIYRFDGQASVFWSEHGPCYRCLYPEPPPPGMVPSCAEGGVLGVLCASIGSIQVNEAIKLLAGIGEPLVGRLMIYDALEMQYRQVKVRKDPNCAVCGENPTVTELIDYEAFCGVVSEEAQEAAAGSTITPKQLKEWIDDGENIEIIDVREINEYEIVSIPGAKLIPKNEFLMGTALETLPQDKKIVLHCKTGVRSAEVLAVLKSAGFSDAVHVGGGVIGWVNQIEPDKPIY